In Chelmon rostratus isolate fCheRos1 chromosome 21, fCheRos1.pri, whole genome shotgun sequence, the genomic window GGATCAGGTCATCATACGGCACCAAACTGGCTCTCCATCCGTGCTGTGCAGCGGTGCTCAGGACCTGGCGGGCCAACGTGGACTTCCCAGCAGCAGGTAGTCCGCAGAGGACGCACAGACAGGCCGGAGGTCGGCCGacagcccctgcttcctctgctgccatgAGCTACCAGAGAGCCGCTTTAAAACTCAACTTTTTAACTCCATGTTGCACCCTCCGATGGTTGCAGGTGACAGCTTACTTCCGCATCAAGCAGCGTCAGAACGTAAGGAAAACACGTGACTTTCGGCTATtgtcctttcaaaataaaagcccatGGAGTGAAGGAAAGTAAATAAGGGAGGGTGAAACAACACTGATGGTACAGACGCGCTACTACAGTTCCAAGAATAAAAGCTTGAAACCCACTACCTGATAGATGTTTTTATTACAATTCATGAAATCAAAATTTAcaatatattttaatgaaaatgaaaaaaatgaagaaaaatatacacaatagcataaaatacaaaagatttttccttttttttaatattgtatGTGCATATATTTCCAATGAGTGGTACACAGGaatccaataaaaaaaacacatattccAATACATATTTACATGCCTCGTCTACCACCATGTTGCTACAGTTGACCTTAAAAAGATGCTGGTGAGTTTATTGTTATCACAGTGTTTTAAAAGTCTCTTTATAAAGCTGTGGTAAACTCCATACGATCAAAATACagttgaagaaaaatgaaaaatcagttTTGTAGCTGCTTGGGCAGGATTGGTTTGGGCACTCCAGGACCCTGTCTGGGGGCTGGTGGTTGTGTAGGGACAGCGCTCGGTTCTATAGACCAATAGTCCAGCTCTCCATACCTGAAACTGACAAGTTAAGTGCAAAATCAGTTAAACCAGCTATACCGGTATGCTTGTGCATTAACAGctttccatctgtgtgtgagggcaATATGTATTGAGTGAATTGAAAAAATTAATTGGTTCATACCCAGGAATTGGAGATGGGGCACCTGGTGGATATCCAGGCTGGAattagaagaaaaacaatatataaTCCTCCTTTGATTGatttatctcttttctcttgtgtgACTGTAttttcaggaaatgaaaaactgcaaaatcaaCATTACACTGCCTCCCCTGCAGTGATGATTATcgagaaaaacaacaatactTACCCTATCAGGGGGAGCCTGTGCGGGAGGCTGGGTTGTTGCAGTTGTCTGAACATTGCTGTTTGACTGGCTATTTACATTTCGAGCATTACTTGACCTGTGAAAGAAAAAGTAACATATGAAAAGCAATGATCTCttcaaaattaaatatatataacattttaaCTGCAGCCTCTAAAACATCTATTACTATATTCTTAACATGTGATGTTTACTTGAGACGGCTGGCGAGGCCTCCTTTTAAGCATGGGTCAAGGGAATCTCTCCTGAAGATGTAGAGCAGCACCAGAATGAGAAGAACCAGAAGAGGGACCACCAACAGGAAGAAGATCAACAGGCCGTTCCTGAGGGAGTAGTCTGACGTAGAAAAGatgtgtgaaaaagaaacattatAGAATTTAATTGCACACACCAGCCGGCATGCAATCCCAGCAGATCAGCTACAATGAGTGATTTGCTGATTTTGCAGTGATTTTTGTCATGAAGTTTTtattaatgaataaacaaactaacataatgcatttttaacatGATTAAAATGATCTAAGACACAGCCATGCCAGCAAAGGACAGAATGATTAAAAGATGAGTAATATGAAGCCCTGATAAAGGAGTATTACAGGCCACACAATCTTGTATTAAATTACCACCAATCTAGTGATGCATTTAGAGAATTTATTTGCTGATTTCCATATGGCGCCCTAAATAGAGTTCATGAGTGTGGCATTAGGTAAACTGTAGATAGTAGAGCGCCTTTGACTTTCTGTGAGATAGAATCAATTCAAACCCACCTATCTGAGTAGGACCACTGTCTATGCTGCCACCGACCCCCGGCTTGTCACAGTAAGGTGGGGCCCACCTGTCTCCACAGTGGCAGTGCCCTTGGTCATTACATACCTGACGGAAACATTATAGCAGCATAGTCAGACAAAGTCATTCATGGCTGGTAACtgagtaaagaaaataaagaatacGCAGTCTTACCCCATGGCCATTGCAGGTGGTCTCAGAGTCACAGTCCAAGTcgggcagcagagcagaggcgTTCACACACTGAAAGTCCAGGCAggtctgagagagaaaacaaacggAGTCATTACGCGTCTTTTTAACAATGCCAGTCCTGTCCTGGAACAAGTCAAACCACTTTCCTTCAGTATTCAGCGTCTGTTTACCTTTCCTTTATCACAGGGGCTGCCAGGGTTAACGTAGGCAGGATCTAGCACATCTGTGCCGAGGTTGAAGTCTGCATTAACACAAGTTGCCCCCTGAATTATTTGGATGCTGACTTGGGCTCCAGGAGGGACGGTGCTGAGGTCCACGTTGGTACACTGCACCTTTCCACACATGGCGTTCCTGCAGTGCAGGTTCAAGAGAACACAGTCAGTTGTTAATGAGTTAGAAAtgttggaagaaaaaaagcaaatcaatTCTTTAACAACTAAGTGAAGTTGCATCACATAATTGTGCTTAAAATTAAGCTCTGACGTATATAATTGGAAGACTTTCTACACCTGTGATAAAACAAAGTTCCACACCTAATTAGATAAATATTACTTTTATCTACATGGGTTCACAAACAAAAGCCAATTGTACTGAGAGGACagatgatttgatttttgatcATCTAACTTTACTCTGATTATCTTAAATTTACACCAAACAATTACATTAAGTGAGCTCAGTGATGATTTAGGAGTTTCTATCCTGCTGCAGTTTTTCCCAGAATTACAAACTTCCACAATTAAGTTCATATCATTAAATAGTTAAAAACAGAGTACTTACGCTACAGTGCACTTGATATACTCTCCTTTGCTATTCCTTCCACAGTTTCCAAATAAGTTTCCTCTCGTATTTGCATGCTTAAAACAAATATCATCTGCCTTTGTTGCCGGATCTGCTCAAGAGAGACATAATAACGGACATGCTGAGTTATTATCTTACCAGATGATCACTGCTTCCTGGTAGACTTTGGGCTGAAGTGTTTTTCACTGGATTATCCACTGTCAGGGTGTTACACAAACAGATGGAAATCAAAAGTTTCTGGTTTAATTAGCTGCAGTAGTCCTTGTAAGGAGCATTACTAGATGTACCTGGTGCAAAGAGATGTCTGCACTGGAAATCATACGTCTGGCATCGGCCCTCATAGCAGTACGCGTCATTACAGGGCAGGCCGTCCATGACATAGAAGTCATCGGGACAAAATGCAGTCTTTCCATTACAGTATTCAGGAAGATCACAGGCGTCGGCAGACTCTCTGCATGGCGTTCCAGAAACTCTGATCTAAACAACAGAatgcaacaacagaaaaataactaCTCTCTGATTTTCCCAAGTAAAGTGTACTGCCTCGATCCAGCCCTAAGTCCAACACAGTGCTGACCTGACAGTTGTCGCAGCAGCCCCCCTGAGCACAGGCGGACCCGCGTGTAAATTTACAGGTGGCAGCATCACAGCACTTATTGTCACATTCctgtgtgaaatggaaatggtGAAAATTATTACCACAACACTTAAACACAAGAACTTAACGCTGCCAGAATTTTTCATTCtaagatcagtgtgtgtgtgtgtgtttatctaaTAGGCAGGACTCTACCTCTGGTTTGCCACAGTCACACTGCTCTCCTTCATCCAGCCGGCCATTGCCGCATTCAGCTGAGCCGACCACATCTGACGGGGAGGGCTGGTTTTTCAGACACATGCCTCCTCCACGGGTGATGAGCGTCTCAAAGTCTTCGCCACTGCAGCGGCTGAAAGTGGTGGAGCCACTACAGGGTGACAGGATAAACCATTAATGGAAATATCTATTTGGACAAGCCTCACATTACTGAACAATCTTAGAGCAAAGACCAgtcatatgttttttttttcattaattatcAGTTTTTTGTACGGCATGTAGCATTTATAGcatgcaaaaacatgaactAACACGCAATTATATTACCAACGTATGGGACCACAAAGTCCAATTGTAGTTTTCAGCACAATATGAACTGCCTGTATAAGACACTATGGCTGTTGTAAAAAGGCACAGAATATACTACGTACGTTTAACTACTGCTTTTTCACTTTATGTGAAGGGGTTAAGAAATATTTCATGAAGATGTGTTACCCGGCACTGGCTGCCATGATGCAGCTTCCTCCATTGCATTTGCAGCGGGTATCGTCGTGATTCATCCCCAGGTTATGGCCCATCTCGTGGGCCACCACAGTGGAGACATAAGTCAGGCTGTTGTCGCTGAACTGTGAAAAGACACCCAGTACATTCAATGCCTACATTATCCATAGTTTATATCCCTAAACTTATGATTCTGAATTGTTATTATGCAATATTatcaaaaacaactaaaaagaCGTTTGCCTATAGATGAGTCTTCCCTTAAACAAAAGCATTGTTAAGTCACAGTGAAAGAGAGCATTTTACTTGATTCATTGTATTTTTCTACTGTTGAATCGGAGGGAGAGTCTTTCAAAAGTGTAAACCAATAGTAAagttacataaaaaaacattttattcattttatggGAGGGCAGCGATTGTTTAATTATATTATCTGACTGGATTTTGCACACAGGTAAAATATTCTGAGTTGATCAGGatgtaaaaatgatttgtttgtaACCATTATAAATGTTTAAGATTAAATGTGTAACATGTTCTCAAAGTAACATGTGTTACACTAAAGTTATCTATTTAAAAAatggttatttttctttccagtgTGACTTTAAGGGTTagtaaaacaacacaatgcttcacagtccaaaaaaattTAAGGAATCCAATAATCCAAATAAAGGTGCCTTGTCGTGGAGCTCAGGAAACTGTGTTCAAGTTGAACCTGTTTGACTGCTGGGGTGTTCGGAGCCGTGAGATGGAGCTACACTCGTAGGACTTCCCATGAATAATGCAGCCAGTATCAATTTCTGCACAAAAGCTCATGCTGTCAAAGCACCGCGGTGTCAGCTGGTGTGAGGAGTTAAAAGGGAGATGAACTAACCACGTTGATTCCTCCAGAGGATGCTACGGAGCACACCGTGCCTACAAAGGCCATACCTAACACGCCTCCATCATAGGGTTTGGGCTGACCtctttgaaacaaacacaacaagaaacaaGTCACGAATCTGACTACATTTCATAACAATTCGGAGCATGTGGCTTCTATCAAGCAATCTAATCTGATGGCATCAAATGACACACATTACTTACACAATGAGTTGACCGACGTCATGTCTGATCTTTGGCCACAGAGAAGTCTTCCTCCACTTAACAAACCTCCCCAGCACCTCTCCTGCAGAGCCGTCCACACTAAAGGGATTACTGTCCTTAAAAATCTCCAGGCCCACCAGCACCACGCGGATATTCAGTGCCTTGTAATACTGGAGtggaacagaaaataaaagcataagtTTAGAAAGCATAGCACAGCTTTAGCACAAAAAAATTAGATTCAAGTACAATTGAGCATAATTTCTTTtataaacaatttaaaatctCACCCCATCCAGTAGATTAGCCATTTCCACCATTTCCTCTTGTACCGCCGTCtcattttttctcttaaaattatactgtaaatacaattAACACAACAATATAAAACTATTTCTGAGTAGGTAAGAAAGATTGGTTAATACTTATGGTACAGCACAGGGGCAGCACTGCAACATTTGAGGGAAAATGCACATTCTTAACGAAATATTACATGGCTGATGAATCAGTGAGTGCAGTAAAAGTGCTCATCTAGTTGCTCACTCTAGTCAAAAAATGCAAACCTGTTGCAGCCAAATCATTCTCCGTCCATACCAGGGACTTCATGAACAGATGAACACACTCACCCTGAGATTATCGACAACCAGCACCAACTCCACATAACTGGTTTGAGGTAAATTGCGCTTCCTCTAttgaaacaacaaacaggaaaagcagCCGTTTAGACGCTCATCCACTCTGCATTTTAAAGCCTGTTCATTCTACAAACATAAGTTTTTGTAAATGGAATGAGCATCCTAACCCGCAACAGAGAGGTCAGCGACTGGCCAGGCTCAAAGTCTTCATGGCTTTGTGTCGATGATGCAGCCTCGCTGACGACCCCACATGTGACGGGGTCGGACTGAACGTCCCTCAGTAGGTACAGAAGGTGCTCGTTGGTGGCAGACTGTGGCACAGGCTCAAGCCCATAGGTCTCATTTCCCAGAATAATCACACCCCTACAGAGAAGTATTGCATAGCAGATAAACTATTGGAGAAATTGGCCAAAGCCACACCTGCCGTATCATATTTATAGATAGCCCAGCTGTGGCTCATGTATCACTTCAAGGAGGAACTagaaaaagcaaagagcaaGAGAGATGTTCATACCTGAGGCCAGAGCATGTACTGAGTGCCACCAGTGAATCCTCATATCCTTCCACCTCTCCGTGATAATAGCAATGCACCTgggaaaagtaaagaacaaaaagGTTCAAGGGTTGGTATTCAAACCAGCCTAATTAACCTGAATGAGGAAGTATTGACCTACATGTGGTTTTGGATGTGATGACTTGTGGTCACCGGTGGCGTCTTGAGAATACTGAACAAAGTTTGGGTGTAAAAAATCTCtgacaagaggagaaaaaaatacacaggatATTTAGTCTGAAGCGTTAAGACTGACTTATAATGATGTCAGTAATATTAACAAAGCAGTGTAGTGTTCCTACCTGTTCTTTCGTAAATGAAGgaagtgttttgtgttgtttatgaTGAGTGCATATGATATTGTCTCGTCTCCATATTTCTGAAtaggacaaaaacaagaaagcatCCTTAATGCTGTCATATTAAAATATCAATTAAACGGATAATTTAATCAGGGTTGTTTCCTACCTCTTCTGGCTGTCTGCTGATGCTCCTTGCCCGCCTGTGAATCAACTGAGGATTTACAACGGAGTACTTGGAGAGTTTTAATGGAAGCCCATAGGAAATGTCTGAAAGAAAGGTTAACATGCAGAGAAACTAATTATTGGAAAAGTATTCTGGGTTAAATACTGCTATTTCTTTTCCAAATGCAAATAATTCAACCATGAATGAATTGAATTTGGACCTCTTACTGCATTTTATAACTCCctttaaaacaagaaaacaaacaaactccaCAAGCAGGCTTgatggcaaaaaacaaaacacttctGACAATGTCCAACCATCGTTTCTGTGTAACAGAAACACGAGCTCTTTCTTCTGCTCCATGTGCCTCACCTTCGTTATCAATCCCAGATAAGTAACACAGCGCACAAACCGCGAATAAGATGTACTTTCTGACCATGATCCCGGTGAAGATGTCTAGATCATTTCTCCATTAAGCCTGTGGTCCGTCGACTATTAATGAATTCAAGTTCCGTGCCCTTGCGTCCTTCTGCTGCTCAGGTGCGTCATGGTGGGTGTGGCTAACTACAGGTGTGgagctgaagaaacacaaaaaacaaacaaagtgcaGCGGGGAGGTGACAAGACATTAAATATTTGTGAAAGGATTTACTTAACAGTTAGCAAAACGTTACTAAAGACTATGGTGTGAGTTGAGGTAAGTGTTAACTGGCGCTATATACCAGCTTTACTCCCTATTAACTTTCTCAAATGATTTCTGGTTTTCCCCCGTTATTCCCTCTATCGACGTTTATAATATGAAGATACAGTAAAtccataataaaataaagtgcctGAATCAGAATTTGTGCATGACTAACTACCttacaacaaaaataatatCTGCTGCCATAAACGTTGAGAGCAGTTTTAGAGCTCTCGCGTGATTTCACTCGGTGGTACGTCACTCGCGCCCGGAAGTGTTTTGTAGTAGCGGAACTGTTGagctgttgttgtgttcagtAACAGTATAAAACTACCATTGTGCGTTTTAACGAGACCAAAAACAATTATCCTAGTATATTTTAAAGCTATTTGTTAAATAGAGCTGTCACTCTACACAGCAACTTACGTGTCTGACGCTATTCAAAATCATTTTGGCCTTTGTTTTGACAACTCGATGCAGTCTAAAGCTAGTTAGCATGTAAGCTAGCTGACAAACTATGGTTCACTGACATTTGTTTGGAGAGAGTCTAGCATTCTATCGTCCGACAACTAACTACGACCTGAAGTCTGAATcgtataaaaataaaaaacaaaattctcCTGCCTTATAAGGTACTTAGCTAACGCTTATTAGTCAGGAAcgttagtcagtcagtcatacAGCAAGACGGATAAGTATGTCTTGAACCAACCGGTACCGGTATATGCTTTGTTGAAGTTGACTGTGACATGTATGGCTGCGTACCACTTTCTAAGAGTTGCTCATCTATTGAAGAAAGGACTACCCAAGAAACAAGTTtggacaaaaccaaaaaacccCTCGTTGGTGTTGTCAGCTCAAATTGTATTGTGAGTATACATTTagtagattttt contains:
- the zgc:174164 gene encoding disintegrin and metalloproteinase domain-containing protein 9; this translates as MVRKYILFAVCALCYLSGIDNEDISYGLPLKLSKYSVVNPQLIHRRARSISRQPEEKYGDETISYALIINNTKHFLHLRKNRDFLHPNFVQYSQDATGDHKSSHPKPHVHCYYHGEVEGYEDSLVALSTCSGLRGVIILGNETYGLEPVPQSATNEHLLYLLRDVQSDPVTCGVVSEAASSTQSHEDFEPGQSLTSLLRRKRNLPQTSYVELVLVVDNLRYNFKRKNETAVQEEMVEMANLLDGYYKALNIRVVLVGLEIFKDSNPFSVDGSAGEVLGRFVKWRKTSLWPKIRHDVGQLIVGQPKPYDGGVLGMAFVGTVCSVASSGGINVFSDNSLTYVSTVVAHEMGHNLGMNHDDTRCKCNGGSCIMAASAGGSTTFSRCSGEDFETLITRGGGMCLKNQPSPSDVVGSAECGNGRLDEGEQCDCGKPEECDNKCCDAATCKFTRGSACAQGGCCDNCQIRVSGTPCRESADACDLPEYCNGKTAFCPDDFYVMDGLPCNDAYCYEGRCQTYDFQCRHLFAPDPATKADDICFKHANTRGNLFGNCGRNSKGEYIKCTVANAMCGKVQCTNVDLSTVPPGAQVSIQIIQGATCVNADFNLGTDVLDPAYVNPGSPCDKGKTCLDFQCVNASALLPDLDCDSETTCNGHGVCNDQGHCHCGDRWAPPYCDKPGVGGSIDSGPTQIDYSLRNGLLIFFLLVVPLLVLLILVLLYIFRRDSLDPCLKGGLASRLKSSNARNVNSQSNSNVQTTATTQPPAQAPPDRPGYPPGAPSPIPGFRYGELDYWSIEPSAVPTQPPAPRQGPGVPKPILPKQLQN